In the genome of Terribacillus sp. FSL K6-0262, one region contains:
- a CDS encoding YdbC family protein, with amino-acid sequence MAELSYEIVKEIGVLSVSPKGWRKELNLISWNGREPKYDIRDWAPDHEKMGKGITLSAEEVSELRDLLQRLD; translated from the coding sequence ATGGCTGAATTATCTTATGAAATAGTCAAGGAAATAGGGGTATTATCTGTATCTCCGAAGGGATGGCGGAAGGAGCTGAATCTGATTAGCTGGAATGGCCGTGAGCCGAAGTATGATATCAGGGACTGGGCCCCGGATCACGAAAAGATGGGGAAAGGAATCACTTTGTCAGCTGAAGAAGTCAGTGAATTGCGCGATCTGCTGCAGAGGCTTGATTGA
- a CDS encoding DUF2164 family protein, whose protein sequence is MQQPIELNESQRSEMIRSLQHYFEQEKDEQLGDLAAGLLLEFIVRELGPVFYNAGIEASYQFMNEKMEDLFGLQVRER, encoded by the coding sequence ATGCAACAGCCGATTGAATTGAATGAAAGCCAGCGCAGCGAAATGATCCGTTCCTTGCAACATTATTTTGAGCAAGAAAAAGACGAGCAGCTAGGCGACCTGGCCGCAGGTCTGCTGCTCGAATTCATCGTCAGGGAACTGGGTCCCGTTTTTTATAATGCCGGAATCGAAGCATCCTATCAGTTTATGAATGAGAAGATGGAGGATTTATTCGGCTTACAGGTGAGGGAGCGTTGA
- the tnpA gene encoding IS200/IS605 family transposase, with protein sequence MKDMNSLAHTTWNCKYHVVFAPKYRRQVIYGKYKKSIGQIIRDLCERKGVIIHEANACPDHIHMLISIPPKLSVSQFMGYLKGKSSLMIFDRHANLKYRYGNRKFWCRGFYVDTVGRNKKQIQEYIRNQLKEDYMGDQLTLFEEYDPFTGEKNRKK encoded by the coding sequence ATGAAGGACATGAACAGTTTAGCACATACAACATGGAATTGTAAGTATCACGTAGTATTTGCGCCAAAGTACAGAAGGCAGGTTATTTACGGAAAATACAAAAAGAGTATCGGACAAATTATTAGGGATTTATGTGAACGGAAAGGTGTGATTATCCATGAAGCAAATGCTTGTCCGGATCACATTCATATGTTGATAAGTATCCCGCCGAAATTAAGTGTGTCACAATTTATGGGATACTTAAAAGGGAAAAGTAGTTTAATGATATTCGATCGTCATGCCAATTTAAAATATAGATATGGAAATCGAAAATTTTGGTGTCGAGGATTCTATGTTGATACAGTCGGGAGAAATAAGAAACAAATACAAGAATATATTAGGAATCAGCTAAAAGAGGACTATATGGGCGATCAATTGACATTATTCGAAGAGTACGATCCATTTACAGGAGAAAAAAATCGGAAGAAATAA
- a CDS encoding PTS transporter subunit EIIC: protein MRNFLQRLGKSLLIPIVALPIAGILYRLTAEDLLDIPLFQAAGVILTQMDALIAIGIAMGLSKTKDKGIPALTGFLAIIVLKEGLALMNPELNMSVFGGVLAGLIAAFIYNRFKNTKLPNMFAFFSGEKFPITVIIFTMVLVAGLMSWLWPYAQMGIDAFSKMLMGLGAIGVFIFGFLNRFLLPFGLHHVLNTYVYFGLGEYTTPSGEVVTGEITRFLSGDPLAGFFIGGFYITMLFGIPAIALAIARTAKYKKQETKTLMSSGAATSVVTGITEPIEFTFLFTSPLLYFIHSVYTGLAGAVLYVLHIRHGFSWGAGLIDYVVNLGLSDGGLIILPVGIVFFLLYYFTFYYVIKKRQVAIIGQIEDKVYEAVAGEEEKDLALSHNNYRYMAQKLIENLGGKQNILINDNCMTRLRLEIKDLNEVNQAKIKQMGVHGIVKVDQHNLQIIIGSQAATVKKEMDDLLES from the coding sequence ATGCGCAATTTCTTGCAGAGGTTAGGGAAATCATTGCTCATTCCGATTGTAGCTTTACCGATTGCTGGGATTCTTTATAGGCTCACTGCTGAAGACTTGCTGGATATCCCTCTATTCCAAGCAGCTGGTGTCATATTGACACAGATGGATGCGTTGATTGCAATTGGTATAGCTATGGGACTTTCTAAAACGAAGGATAAAGGTATACCGGCGTTGACTGGATTCCTTGCAATAATCGTGCTGAAAGAAGGCCTTGCATTAATGAATCCGGAACTGAACATGAGTGTGTTCGGTGGAGTGCTTGCCGGTTTAATAGCTGCTTTCATCTATAACAGATTCAAAAATACGAAACTGCCAAATATGTTTGCCTTCTTCAGCGGAGAAAAGTTTCCGATTACGGTCATTATTTTCACAATGGTACTAGTGGCGGGTTTGATGAGCTGGTTATGGCCGTATGCTCAGATGGGCATTGATGCTTTCAGTAAGATGCTGATGGGCTTGGGGGCAATAGGTGTGTTCATCTTCGGCTTCCTGAATCGATTCCTGCTGCCATTCGGCTTGCACCATGTATTAAACACGTATGTTTATTTTGGGCTCGGTGAGTACACGACTCCTTCTGGTGAAGTGGTCACTGGCGAAATCACCAGATTCCTAAGTGGAGATCCGTTGGCTGGATTTTTCATTGGCGGATTTTATATCACCATGCTTTTCGGGATACCAGCTATCGCTTTGGCAATAGCAAGAACAGCTAAGTATAAAAAGCAGGAAACAAAAACCCTGATGTCATCCGGTGCTGCCACATCAGTTGTAACAGGCATAACAGAGCCAATTGAATTCACATTTTTGTTTACCTCGCCATTGCTGTATTTCATCCACTCTGTCTATACAGGATTAGCAGGTGCAGTTTTATACGTTTTGCATATCAGGCATGGTTTTTCGTGGGGAGCTGGACTAATCGATTATGTCGTGAACTTGGGGCTGAGCGATGGAGGGCTTATTATCCTGCCGGTGGGTATCGTTTTCTTCCTGCTGTATTATTTCACCTTTTATTATGTCATCAAAAAACGTCAAGTAGCCATAATCGGACAGATAGAAGATAAGGTATATGAAGCAGTAGCAGGAGAGGAAGAGAAGGATCTGGCACTTTCCCATAATAATTACAGATACATGGCACAGAAGCTGATTGAAAATCTCGGTGGAAAACAGAACATCCTCATCAATGATAATTGCATGACGCGGCTGCGGCTTGAAATAAAAGACTTGAATGAAGTGAATCAAGCCAAAATCAAGCAAATGGGGGTACATGGGATTGTCAAAGTAGATCAGCATAATCTGCAAATCATCATTGGATCGCAGGCAGCGACTGTCAAAAAAGAAATGGATGATTTACTGGAGAGTTGA
- a CDS encoding uracil-DNA glycosylase family protein has product MERAGVNRSEVFISSSVRSRPYQYKTKQIRGKTVTKKYNRTPTKAEILAHAPVLDYEIAHAEPDILVTLGKIGWERVTGSKEKITEAAGKLVEQPIQQLKSLGEDSFIFSEKIYRIFPTYHPASVFYNPGLRPVIEEHAYKIRELLHR; this is encoded by the coding sequence TTGGAACGGGCAGGGGTCAACAGGTCAGAAGTATTCATCTCCAGCTCAGTCAGAAGCAGACCTTATCAATATAAGACAAAGCAGATCCGCGGAAAGACGGTCACCAAGAAATATAATCGGACACCGACTAAGGCCGAGATACTTGCGCATGCGCCCGTGCTCGATTATGAAATTGCTCATGCAGAGCCGGATATCCTTGTGACATTAGGGAAAATAGGCTGGGAAAGGGTAACCGGTTCGAAAGAGAAAATAACGGAAGCTGCCGGAAAGCTAGTAGAACAACCCATTCAGCAATTAAAAAGCTTGGGGGAGGATTCCTTCATTTTTTCGGAGAAAATATATCGTATATTCCCGACATATCATCCTGCATCTGTGTTTTATAATCCAGGATTGCGGCCGGTGATCGAGGAGCATGCATATAAGATTCGCGAGCTTTTGCATAGATAA